In Brienomyrus brachyistius isolate T26 chromosome 14, BBRACH_0.4, whole genome shotgun sequence, the following proteins share a genomic window:
- the zfyve26 gene encoding zinc finger FYVE domain-containing protein 26 isoform X1, with translation MCSNEQAPTEDRKMHPFSCEEDSSMKQLFNFFRLCLQCGDWELAQACVPQLNNTTHISTHCLKDILKSLVTCPYVLKWETVGSPHRLAWLWLKTSERWAHEQVAVRVKKELEFLLIMEELEDSEPEKVLKELHQAFKSVLTEKKAAAVILSAEAECCLGALLDRCRPRLAQALVHFLQDHRADDVACDRNRQLQDAFIHFLLAKVQQSGNAEVDWEEKLYSALAVMPWGPEPVEGQLHDLCRALWAASTGLLSEERVLSSLLRPRSHAALSFYCSLAVQFQRDKLLKDVATSQVDLSEAGKLMLGLCCHADRVSAWKAICFDCLSSNKHFLDQVLITALDLIRREEFSSVKDLTAGEFQPLSRLLLLLGWTHLQSLGSAQKLLETLHHSQALANDSVLKDFVDGLSSQLAVLEWCAKNSPGTPSAALLAQLHTLDSHSSLFILQSLTPLPQLDERRVLELFGLAHSPNSGDADTAHPVDAPNLSARRNVVLFQGFCAMKYALYAICVNAHKYSGCKDCLVAKQSQELESNVEQDQTAALTQGFSVLFQYYLSECQLYLEAVPALFRLELLENIFSLLFLSSADFVLSPERDIDHGLSHEQHLPSACDLEQSNSPEFRKEIIGGGVVVDGLKIHLEPRDDWTLREPQHPGRDTLQNLLCNYVDLGHFIQGCKGFLVDTVAMEGFLKLLRESLEGVCVVGQRDGQEEGRALAGEEEMAESLGCSVTPETFGTRLQRLSKRIAEAHWRLQVITSNHGSSSSSDGQIPTTKLVSPVPSLKHDGGTKRRKKTRRHRTERLFSAEQHNGEVSTSTSDGGGGVATAHTEQEACPCGGPHSWLIPAMLSSPESLLISCIRRGNFLEAHQVSLMFGLDGSACSGELVFMEHHQDVLVELGCVEQKIENQVADGSASGRSRLGSSGRSTLQAIGSAAAAGMAFYSISDMADMLLSTPGRPVPSLEEGYWLNHKVPDPSGMLHALLEELSPASMATFDLACCHCLLWKTSRQLLETAERRLNIPLEERGVRTDSTGPHSHGIKGFPAVLQQISKIINHTVSGKGSARAEVPSEESAAASPFGCSARDVLLCLHPVLTEEAISARLSLAQHLEQTLCTLASATDSAADGRVGGGLLAALVEQASLKQSELDSHPVRSQMKQLLRTLDQLCPYEPDSAPFRPDYVRSFLDYVNTLAVVLVRSLSSEDQTSEVKLGNPLLVLLQLPSQLLSHLLFDRQVSPTRVSSLLEQEGLGLNIQQVIVQRCCETLPVWETCCESMGETERTTGGLLSLNSVKVFLQKYSQDHPLTVRPGSCDALPSSDSDASPEEATSLSSTASSSQSSPASSSSSSSLLLTPSSLSFLKSHSPILAVLACLSACRGGTGRTGSAWPSLPAYFRSGRKEGVLDIEQVAREADALLRDLPILHAYLQTMAQPVLGPAGSPEGTGAVSSLSVALCGLPLASLLLSGLHQASASSAAAGAFQQALTTQDVERALNLLELYGRDSHQERILRDSLLACSALQEGNRTMELLFRVEDAELRARVALQGLEQWPLASCLELLRFCLSDGNTECSLKEELELKKQELQIYQRMLNLQPPLPWATWQELKVQSGCNTEAVFSLMLEANEFQLCGQWVQLYPVAMQLRLQLQTKHLLHLLERGQMEEAFQLLESLTDSALCLEVCEHALDRRPGLAACHFLADYLTLHFQDGMSPARRHLIHALHLGSKVLLTLAPDAQDDYFPLLSNPLLMLEQLLMNLKVDWAAVAVRTLRGLLLGQECIISPGDIDALLSSYARKALEFPYAPRERIRSDSVISLQDVLMQCPAQESSSSSASVETSPSTSGSTPVHTPSSGGGRRTRPTAHFTPPEKPPSRKDWIPDDQQSVCMVCLRERFTMFNRRHHCRRCGRLVCQACSGHRMSVEGFAEDSSRVCDQCYSYFHPVTDEEMEPAEVAGSPLNNEECFGGVLTLPEVPRRQYRLSMDPAENLQLQSEFYYEQAPSASLCIAILSLHSDHVVCGHQLIDHCHSLSRGLTNPEVDARLLTDIMRQLLFSAKLMFVKAGQSQDLALCDSYISKVDVLKILVAANYKYVPSLDDISESAAITRLRNQLLEAEYYQLAVEVSTKSALDPSGVWHAWGIASLKAGSLTIAREKFARCLKAPVDRNQLNRGPRLLREIIQHLESIVWSSHTQYAEEDILASLRELEETLADPGLQDRSNGQGQQNCYYEECLYYLHHYGTHLAIVSFHMRHDDMKGALLHLRSKECPEEVFLEGVLQPSLEQGRLGALQGLLEGLDPSLENWSHYLIASCQFLQRRGHFHTLYQLQQFMMDHVRAAMTCIRFFAHGAKSYLQLGEQQRWLVRAKEHLRTYLQEQQGRCSSRRKSSSTFRKKMSSSDVSRHMNTIELQLEVTRFLHRCESSAGSGPTPQTQHPASNAPPPTLFGGSPMKIDVACKVMLGGKNIEEGFGIAYRVIQDFQLESLAVYMRTGQWLVRQRQYGAVRQLLRCVGESGAATKNDCDRIVLSCVSAADKGPADAKELESLILESKSVENKINAYLLCSKLRAAYLLAVKLEASRAGPLVEEVMQAAEKTGDSIMQDICRQWLAEHQDRPPRPQGRSNAR, from the exons ATGTGCTCCAATGAGCAGGCCCCGACGGAGGATCGCAAAATGCACCCGTTCTCTTGTGAGGAGGACAGCTCTATGAAGCAGCTCTTCAATTTTTTCAGGCTGTGCTTACAGTGTGGGGACTGGGAGCTTGCCCAAGCGTGTGTGCCTCAGCTTAATAACACCACACACATAAGCACACACTGCTTGAAGGACATTTTAAAATCCTTAGTGACCTGTCCATATGTGCTCAA GTGGGAGACGGTGGGCAGTCCGCACAGACTGGCATGGCTGTGGCTAAAGACTTCAGAGAGATGGGCACATGAGCAG GTTGCTGTGCGGGTTAAGAAGGAACTAGAGTTTCTTCTGAtcatggaggagctggaggactcGGAACCAGAGAAAGTACTTAAG GAACTGCACCAGGCTTTCAAGAGTGTCCTGACAGAGAAGAAGGCGGCGGCGGTGATACTGAGTGCAGAGGCTGAGTGTTGTCTTGGGGCGCTGCTGGATAGATGTAGGCCCAGGCTTGCTCAGGCCTTGGTCCATTTCCTGCAAGACCACAGAGCTGATGATGTTGCATGTGATAGGAACCGCCAGCTGCAGGATGCCTTCATCCACTTCCTGTTGGCAAAAGTGCAACAGTCGGGGAATGCGGAGGTTGACTGGGAGGAGAAACTGTATTCGGCACTGGCTGTCATGCCCTGGGGCCCGGAGCCGGTGGAGGGGCAGCTGCATGACCTATGTAGGGCCCTGTGGGCTGCCAGCACTGGCCTGCTTAGTGAGGAGAGAGTGCTAAGCTCCTTACTGCGCCCTCGCTCTCACGCTGCTCTCTCCTTCTACTGCTCTCTGGCTGTGCAGTTCCAGAGAGACAAGCTGCTGAAGGACGTGGCCACATCACAAG TAGACCTGTCTGAAGCAGGGAAATTGATGCTTGGGCTCTGTTGTCATGCCGACCGTGTGTCTGCGTGGAAGGCCATCTGCTTTGATTGTCTGAGCAGCAATAAGCACTTCCTGGATCAGGTTCTG ATCACAGCGCTGGACCTGATAAGGAGGGAGGAGTTCTCCAGCGTGAAGGACCTAACAGCTGGCGAGTTCCAGCCTCTTTCCCGTCTCTTATTGCTCCTGGGTTGGACTCACTTGCAGAGCCTGGGTTCGGCACAAAAGCTGCTGGAAACTCTTCACCACAGTCAG GCACTAGCCAATGATTCTGTCCTGAAGGACTTTGTTGATGGTCTGTCCTCACAGTTAGCAGTTCTTGAGTGGTGTGCCAAAAACAGCCC aGGGACTCCCAGCGCAGCCCTCTTGGCTCAGCTGCACACTCTAGACAGCCACTCCTCCCTGTTCATCCTGCAGTCGTTGACCCCCCTGCCTCAGTTGGATGAGCGTAGGGTTCTGGAGCTGTTTGGGTTGGCCCACTCTCCCAACTCAG GTGATGCAGACACTGCCCATCCTGTCGACGCGCCAAATCTGTCTGCGCGGAGGAACGTGGTCCTCTTCCAGGGCTTCTGTGCCATGAAATATGCTCTATACGCAATTTGCGTCAATGCCCACAAGTACTCTGGGTGTAAGGACTGTTTAGTCGCAAAACAGTCGCAGGAGCTAGAATCAAACGTTGAGCAAGACCAGACTGCCGCTCTCACTCAAG gGTTTTCCGTCTTGTTTCAGTATTACCTGTCCGAATGCCAGCTTTACCTGGAAGCCGTGCCGGCCTTGTTCCGACTTGAACTCTTGGAGAACATCTTTTCGTTGCTATTTCTGTCTAGCGCCGACTTTGTCCTTAGTCCAGAGAGGGACATTGATCATGGCCTGTCCCATGAACAGCACTTGCCATCTGCGtgtgatttggaacagtctaaCAGTCCTGAATTCAGAAAGGAGATTATAGGTGGTGGAGTGGTGGTGGATGGACTTAAAATTCACTTGGAGCCAAGGGACGATTGGACCCTGCGGGAACCCCAGCACCCCGGAAGAGACACACTGCAAAATCTGTTGTGTAATTATGTGGATCTGGGCCATTTTATCCAGGGTTGCAAGGGATTCCTGGTAGATACAGTTGCTATGGAAGGTTTTCTGAAGCTTCTGAGAGAGAGTCTGGAGGGGGTTTGTGTGGTAGGCCAACGGGATGGCCAGGAAGAGGGAAGAGCGTTGGCTGGGGAGGAGGAGATGGCCGAGAGCCTGGGCTGCTCAGTAACTCCAGAGACATTCGGAACACGTCTCCAGAGGCTGTCCAAACGGATTGCTGAGGCACATTGGAGACTGCAGGTCATCACTAGTAAccatggcagcagcagcagcagtg ATGGGCAAATACCGACCACAAAATTAGTCAGCCCAGTTCCATCCCTGAAACACGACGGAGGgacgaagaggaggaagaagaccAGGCGACACCGTACGGAGCGACTTTTTTCGGCGGAGCAGCACAACGGCGAGGTCAGCACCAGCACGTCAG ATGGAGGTGGTGGCGTAGCGACCGCTCACACAGAGCAGGAGGCGTGTCCGTGTGGGGGTCCTCACAGCTGGCTAATTCCAGCCATGCTGTCGAGCCCAGAGTCACTGCTCATATCCTGTATCCGCCGGGGGAACTTTCTGGAAGCTCATCAG GTGTCTCTGATGTTTGGATTGGATGGCTCAGCCTGCTCTGGCGAGCTGGTGTTCATGGAGCACCACCAAGACGTTCTTGTGGAGCTGGGCTGCGTGGAGCAGAAGATAGAGAACCAGGTGGCAGATGGATCAGCCAGTGGACGCAGCAGACTTGGCAGCAGCGGAAGGTCCACGCTACAGGCCATCGGGAGTGCTGCCGCGGCAG GCATGGCCTTCTACTCCATCTCAGACATGGCAGATATGCTCCTCAGCACCCCAGGACGCCCAGTGCCCTCTTTGGAGGAGGGCTACTGGCTAAATCACAAGGTACCAGACCCCTCTGGCATGCTCCATGCTctgctggaggagctcagtccTGCCAGCATGGCGACCTTTGACCTGGCCTGCTGTCACTGCCTGCTGTGGAAGACTTCCCGGCAGCTGCTGGAGACAGCAGAGCGCAGGCTGAACATCCCTTTGGAAGAGCGAG GAGTAAGAACGGACTCTACAGGGCCCCATTCTCATGGGATTAAGGGGTTTCCTGCTGTGCTTCAGCAGATCAGCAAGATCATAAACCACACTGTCAGCGGCAAAGGTTCTGCCAGGGCCG AAGTGCCAAGCGaagagtctgcagctgcgaGTCCGTTTGGCTGCAGTGCTCGGGACGTGCTGCTCTGCTTGCATCCGGTTCTGACCGAAGAGGCCATTTCTGCACGACTCTCCCTAGCCCAACATCTAGAGCAGACCCTGTGTACCCTGGCATCCGCTACAGACTCTGCAG CTGATGGCCGTGTAGGTGGGGGTCTTCTGGCTGCCTTAGTGGAACAGGCGAGCCTCAAGCAGTCTGAGTTGGACTCTCATCCCGTGCGCTCCCAAATGAAGCAGTTACTCCGCACTTTGGACCAGCTCTGTCCTTATGAACCCGACAGCGCCCCCTTTAGGCCAGATTATGTGCGTAGCTTCCTAGACTACGTCAACACATTGGCTGTGGTGCTAGTCCGGAGCCTTAGTTCAGAAG ACCAAACAAGCGAAGTCAAGCTTGGGAACCCTCTACTAGTTCTGCTGCAACTTCCTTCTCAGCTGCTCTCTCACCTGCTCTTTGACCGCCAGGTTTCTCCCACCAG AGTGTCATCCTTGCTGGAACAGGAGGGTTTGGGTTTGAACATCCAGCAGGTGATCGTCCAGCGGTGCTGTGAGACGCTCCCAGTTTGGGAAACCTGCTGTGAAAGTATGGGAGAGACTGAGAGAACGACTGGGGGTCTCCTTAGCTTGAATAGTGTCAAAGTCTTCCTGCAGAAGTACAGTCAGGATCATCCTCTCACTGTGCGCCCCGGCAGCTGTGATGCTCTTCCCTCCTCTGATTCAGATGCATCTCCAGAGGAGGCCACTTCTCTAAGTTCAACCGCAAGCTCTTCACAGTCTTCCCCGGCATCCTCtagctcctccagctcccttcTTCTGACCCCCTCATCTctatccttcctgaagtcccaCTCCCCTATTCTGGCGGTTCTTGCCTGCCTGAGCGCCTGCCGAGGTGGAACTGGCCGGACCGGGTCAGCGTGGCCCAGCCTCCCTGCCTACTTCCGCAGTGGCCGAAAGGAGGGTGTCCTGGACATCGAACAAGTGGCTCGGGAAGCAGACGCACTGTTGAGGGACCTCCCGATCCTTCATGCCTACCTTCAGACCATGGCCCAGCCGGTGCTGGGGCCTGCAGGCAGCCCCGAAGGCACTGGTGCAGTGTCTAGCCTGAGTGTTGCCCTGTGTGGTTTGCCGCTAGCCAGTCTGCTGCTCTCCGGCCTGCATCAAGCCTCAGCCTCTTCTGCGGCTGCCGGAGCGTTCCAACAGGCGCTGACCACCCAAGACGTAGAACGTGCCTTAAATCTTTTAGAACTGTATGGGCGGGACAGCCACCAGGAGCGGATCCTACGGGACTCCTTGCTGGCATGTTCAGCCCTACAAG AGGGGAATAGGACTATGGAGCTTCTTTTTCGAGTGGAAGATGCGGAGCTGAGGGCGCGTGTGGCCCTTCAGGGCCTCGAGCAGTGGCCACTGGCATCGTGTCTCGAGCTGCTGCGGTTTTGCCTGAGCGACGGCAATACCGAGTGTAGCCTGAAGGAGGAGCTGGAACTGAAGAAGCAGGAACTTCAGATCTACCAAAGG ATGCTGAATTTACAACCTCCATTGCCCTGGGCAACATGGCAGGAACTGAAAGTTCAGTCTGGGTGCAACACTGAGGCAGTCTTCTCCCTGATGCTGGAAGCCAAT GAATTCCAGTTATGTGGACAGTGGGTGCAGCTATATCCAGTTGCTATGCAACTAAGACTACAGCTCCAGACCAAACACCTGCTTCACCTGCTGGAGAGGGGCCAGATGGAAGAAGCCTTTCAG CTGCTGGAGAGTCTGACGGACTCAGCCCTGTGTTTGGAAGTTTGTGAGCATGCGCTGGACCGACGGCCTGGGTTGGCTGCGTGTCACTTCCTGGCCGACTACCTTACGCTGCATTTCCAGGACGGCATGTCCCCTGCCCGGCGTCATCTCATCCATGCCCTGCATCTAGGCTCCAAG GTGCTGCTGACCCTGGCCCCAGATGCTCAGGACGACTACTTCCCATTGCTGTCAAACCCCCTGCTCATGCTGGAGCAGCTGCTCATGAACCTGAAAGTGGACTGGGCGGCAGTTGCAGTGCGCACGCTTCGGGGCCTACTGCTGGGCCAGGAGTGCATCATCAGTCCCGGCGATATTGACGCACTGCTGTCCAGTTATGCCCGCAAGGCCCTGGAGTTCCCTTACGCTCCCAGAGAGAGGATACGTTCTG ACTCGGTCATTAGTCTTCAAGACGTCCTGATGCAGTGTCCTGCTCAAGAGAGCAGCTCCTCCTCGGCAAGTGTGGAGACGTCACCTTCCACTTCAG GCAGCACCCCTGTGCACACACCTTCCTCTGGAGGGGGTCGCAGAACCAGGCCCACTGCTCATTTCACACCCCCAGAAAAACCCCCCAGCCGCAAAGACTGGATCCCTGACGATCAGCAATCTGTCTGCATGGTTTGTCTCCGTGAGAGGTTCACCATG TTCAACAGAAGGCACCATTGCCGGCGTTGTGGGCGTCTGGTGTGCCAGGCGTGCTCCGGGCACCGCATGTCGGTCGAGGGCTTTGCCGAGGACTCGTCGCGAGTGTGCGACCAGTGCTACAGCTACTTCCACCCTGT CACCGATGAGGAAATGGAACCTGCAGAAG TAGCTGGCAGTCCTCTGAATAATGAAGAGTGTTTCGGTGGGGTCCTTACGTTGCCTGAGGTTCCACGGCGGCAGTATCGCCTCAGCATGGATCCTGCCGAGAACCTGCAGCTGCAGAGCGAGTTCTACTACGAGCAG GCTCCCAGTGCTTCGCTATGCATCGCTATCCTCTCTCTGCACAGCGACCATGTGGTCTGTGGCCACCAGTTAATCGATCACTGCCATTCTCTCTCACGGGGCCTGACTAACCCCGAGGTCGATGCCAGACTCCTTACTGACATCATGCGGCAGCTGCTCTTCAGCGCCAAGCTCATGTTCGTCAAGGCAGGCCAGAGCCAGGACCTTGCGCTGTGTGACAG TTATATAAGCAAAGTGGATGTACTTAAGATTCTGGTAGCGGCGAACTACAAGTATGTTCCTTCTCTGGACGATATTTCGGAATCCGCTGCCATAACGAGGCTTCGCAACCAGCTACTGGAGGCAGAGTACTATCAGCTAGCTGTAGAG GTGTCCACTAAAAGTGCCCTGGACCCCAGCGGGGTGTGGCATGCTTGGGGAATAGCTTCCCTGAAGGCTGGCAGTCTGACGATTGCACGGGAGAAATTTGCTCGCTGTCTGAAGGCTCCAGTTGACCGTAACCAGCTCAACCGTGGTCCGCGACTGTTACGGGAGATAATTCAGCACCTGGAGTCTATAGTGTGGTCCTCACATACTCAG TATGCTGAGGAGGACATCTTGGCATCCCTGCGGGAGCTGGAGGAGACTCTGGCTGATCCGGGCTTGCAAGACCGCTCCAACGGGCAGGGCCAGCAAAACTGTTACTACGAGGAATGCCTCTATTACCTGCACCACTATGGCACTCACCTGGCAATAGTTAGCTTTCACATGCGGCATGATGACATGAAGGGGGCGCTGTTGCATCTACGCAGCAAG GAGTGCCCAGAGGAGGTGTTCCTGGAGGGTGTCCTGCAGCCCAGTCTAGAGCAAGGACGCCTGGGGGCCCTACAGGGGCTCTTGGAGGGACTTGACCCCAGCCTGGAGAACTGGAGCCACTACCTCATTGCCTCCTGCCAGTTTCTGCAGCGTCGCGGACATTTTCACACCCTCTACCAGCTGCAGCAATTCATGATG GACCATGTGCGGGCGGCCATGACTTGCATCCGCTTCTTTGCACACGGTGCCAAGTCCTACTTGCAGCTCGGTGAGCAGCAGCGCTGGCTGGTGAGGGCCAAGGAGCACCTGAGAACCTACCTGCAAGAACAGCAAGGCCGCTGCTCCAGCCGCAGGAAGTCCTCCAGTACCTTCCGCAAGAAGATGTCCTCCTCTGATGTATCCCG ACACATGAACACCATTGAGCTGCAGTTGGAGGTGACGCGCTTCCTGCACCGCTGCGAGAGTTCCGCAGGCTCtggccccaccccccaaactcAGCACCCAGCTAGCaacgcccccccacccaccctctTCGGGGGCAGCCCCATGAAGATCGATGTGGCCTGTAAG GTCATGCTGGGGGGGAAGAATATTGAAGAAGGATTTGGAATCGCATACAGAGTGATTCAG GACTTTCAGCTGGAATCTCTGGCGGTGTACATGCGGACGGGCCAGTGGCTTGTTCGCCAGCGGCAGTACGGGGCAGTGAGGCAGCTTCTGAGGTGTGTAGGGGAGTCGGGGGCTGCCACCAAGAATGACTGTGACAGGATTGTGCTGAGCTGCGTCTCTGCTGCCGACAAAGGACCTGCCGAT gCTAAAGAGCTAGAGAGTCTGATTTTGGAGTCAAAGAGTGTAGAGAACAAG ATAAACGCCTACCTGCTGTGCAGCAAACTGCGTGCCGCGTACCTGCTGGCAGTAAAACTGGAGGCAAGCCGCGCCGGGCCCCTGGTGGAGGAAGTCATGCAAGCCGCAGAAAAGACCGGAGACTCAATCATGCAGGACATCTGCCGCCAGTGGCTGGCAGAGCACCAGGACCGGCCCCCGAGGCCGCAGGGGCGCAGCAACGCCAGATGA